A DNA window from Populus trichocarpa isolate Nisqually-1 unplaced genomic scaffold, P.trichocarpa_v4.1 scaffold_67, whole genome shotgun sequence contains the following coding sequences:
- the LOC18097187 gene encoding putative disease resistance RPP13-like protein 1 isoform X5, protein MFMASSSSSSSRPGWVYDVFLSFRGEDTRKNFTDHLFTALQKAGIRTFRDDDELRIGEEISFQLPKAIQESKISIVVFSKGYASSTWCLDELEKILDCRQPTGQIVLPVFYDIDPSDIRKQTGSFAEAFDRHEERFKEEMEKVQKWRKALVEAANISGLDLRSFANGHESKLIQKIVEEVSSKLNPRFLFDDMPLKRLKTTMISGSGLLDDAEEKQITNRAVRDWLVEYKDAVYEADDFLDEIAYEALRQELEAEAQTFIKPLEIMGLREIEEKSRGLQESLDYLVKQKDALGLINRTGKEPSSPKRRTTSLVDERGVYGRGDDREAILKLLLSDDANGQNLGVVPIVGMGGVGKTTLAQLVYNHSRVQERFGLKAWVCVSEDFSVSKLTKVILEGFGSYPAFDNLDKLQLQLKERLQGNKFLLVLDDVWNEDYDEWDRFLTPLKYGAKGSMILVTTRNESVASVTRTVPTHHLKELTEDNCLLVFTKHAFRGKNPNDYEELLQIGREIAKKCKGLPLAAKTLGGLLRTKRDVEEWEKILESNLWDLPKGNILPALRLSYHYLPPHLKQCFAYCAIFPKDYLFEKDELVLLWMAEGFLVRSVDDEMERAGAECFDDLLSRSFSQQSSSLFVMHDLMHDLATHVSGQFCFSSRLGENNSSEGTRRTRHLSLVVDTGGGFSSTKLENIREAQHLRTFQTLTFVNGGPSPDFYIEIFHILSKLGRLRVLSLSNFAGADKLLWSTSKLKHLRYLDLFGSNLVTLPEEVSALLNLQTLILQECSELASLPYLGNLKHLRHLNLEGTGIERLPASLERLTNLRYLNISDTPLKEMPPHIGQLAKLRTLTHFLVGRQSETSIKELGKLRHLRGELHIGNLQNVVDARDAAEANLKGIKHLDKLRFTWDGDTHDPQHVTSTLEKLEPDGNVKYLEIDGYGGLRFPEWVGKSSFSRIVSLELSRCTNCTSLPPLGQLASLVRLSIEGFDKVETVDSKFYGNCTAMKKPFKSLKTLSFRRMPEWREWISDEGSQEAFPLLEFLSIKECPNLTKALPGHNLPRVTELRIEGCRQLATPLPRFPRLHSLKVFGSTSLESLPEEIDQMGCSPSDLGIEISFCASLKCVALDLLPKLKSLRISHCPDLESLCAHERPLIDLNSLHSLIICGCLKLVSFPKGGLPAPVLTQLYLYDCKNLKQLPESMPSLLPSLNRLVIHGCSEVELCPEGGFPSTLQSLDIWNCNKLIAGRMQWGLQTLPSLSHFTIGEDENVESFPEEMLLPSSLTSLKIYNLKHLKSLDYKGLQHLTSLRELTISNCPLIESMPEEGLPSSLSSLVINGCPMLGESCEREKGKDWPKISHIPYINISQD, encoded by the exons ATGTTCATggcgtcttcttcttcttcttcgtctagACCTGGTTGGGTTTACGATGTATTTCTAAGTTTTAGAGGTGAAGATACTCGCAAAAATTTTACGGATCATCTTTTCACTGCTTTACAGAAAGCAGGAATCCGTACATTTCGAGATGACGACGAACTTCGTATAGGTGAAGAAATCTCCTTCCAACTCCCCAAAGCAATACAAGAATCCAAGATTTCTATAGTGGTTTTCTCCAAGGGCTATGCTTCCTCCACTTGGTGTCTTGATGAACTTGAAAAGATTCTTGATTGCAGACAACCAACTGGTCAGATTGTTCTACCTGTTTTCTATGATATCGATCCTTCTGATATTAGAAAACAGACGGGGAGTTTTGCTGAAGCCTTTGATAGACATGAAGAACGTTTTaaggaagaaatggagaagGTCCAAAAGTGGAGAAAAGCTCTTGTGGAGGCTGCAAATATATCTGGGTTGGATCTTCGCAGTTTCGCAAATGg GCatgaatcaaaattaattcaaaagattGTTGAAGAAGTTTCTAGTAAACTGAATCCCAGATTTTTGTTTGACGATATGCCGCTGAAGAGGTTGAAGACAACAATGATATCTGGCAGTGGGCTGCTTGACGATGCTGAGGAGAAGCAGATAACAAATAGAGCTGTGCGGGATTGGCTGGTCGAGTATAAAGACGCTGTCTATGAAGCCGACGACTTCTTGGATGAGATTGCTTATGAAGCTCTACGGCAGGAGTTGGAAGCTGAAGCTCAAACCTTCATTAAACCACTTGAAATAATGGGGTTGAGAGAgatagaagaaaaatcaagaggcCTCCAGGAGAGTCTAGATTACTTAGTAAAACAAAAGGATGCCCTTGGTTTGATCAACCGCACTGGAAAAGAACCATCATCGCCTAAAAGACGAACAACTTCTCTGGTGGATGAACGTGGTGTTTATGGTAGAGGTGATGACAGGGAAGCAATACTGAAGTTGCTTCTATCAGATGATGCAAATGGACAAAACCTAGGTGTCGTTCCCATAGTGGGAATGGGCGGGGTTGGTAAAACCACGCTCGCTCAGCTTGTATACAATCACAGCAGAGTACAAGAGCGGTTCGGTCTCAAAGCTTGGGTTTGTGTTTCAGAAGATTTCAGTGTTTCGAAGTTAACCAAGGTTATCCTTGAGGGGTTCGGTTCATACCCTGCTTTTGATAATCTGGATAAGCTCCAGCTTCAGTTGAAGGAGAGATTACAGGGAAATAAATTCTTGCTTGTTTTAGATGACGTTTGGAATGAAGATTATGATGAATGGGATAGGTTTCTTACCCCCCTGAAGTACGGAGCAAAAGGGAGTATGATTCTTGTCACAACACGCAATGAAAGTGTAGCATCTGTCACGAGAACTGTTCCAACTCATCATCTAAAAGAATTGACGGAAGACAACTGCTTGCTCGTGTTCACCAAACATGCATTTCGTGGTAAAAATCCCAATGATTATGAAGAGTTGCTACAGATTGGAAGAGAAATAGCGAAAAAGTGTAAAGGCCTTCCTCTAGCTGCAAAAACACTCGGAGGTCTGCTACGCACCAAAAGAGATGTTGAGGAGTGGGAGAAGATATTGGAAAGCAATCTATGGGATTTACCCAAAGGCAATATCCTCCCAGCCTTGAGATTAAGTTATCATTATCTCCCGCCACATCTGAAGCAGTGTTTTGCTTATTGTGCCATATTTCCAAAAGactatttatttgaaaaggatGAATTAGTGCTCCTGTGGATGGCAGAGGGCTTCTTAGTCCGCTCCGTAGATGATGAGATGGAAAGAGCAGGTGCTGAGTGCTTTGATGATCTCTTGTCAAGGTCGTTTTCCCAGCAATCAAGCTCATTATTTGTGATGCACGATCTCATGCATGACTTGGCTACCCATGTGTCCGGTCAATTTTGCTTCAGCTCCAGGTTGGGGGAAAATAATTCTTCCGAGGGCACCAGAAGGACTCGACATTTATCACTCGTAGTCGATACGGGAGGCGGTTTTTCAAgcacaaaattagaaaacatccGTGAAGCCCAACATCTACGCACATTCCAAACTTTAACTTTTGTAAATGGTGGTCCTTCTCCTGATTTTTATATTGAGATCTTTCATATATTGTCAAAACTTGGGCGCCTACGTGTGCTATCCTTGTCTAACTTTGCCGGTGCAGATAAGCTGCTTTGGTCAACTAGCAAGTTGAAGCATTTGCGGTATTTGGATCTCTTTGGGTCAAATTTAGTAACGTTGCCTGAAGAAGTGAGTGCTCTTCTCAATTTGCAAACGTTGATCTTGCAAGAGTGCTCCGAACTTGCTAGTCTACCTTATCTTGGAAATTTGAAGCACTTACGACATCTGAATCTTGAAGGAACAGGAATCGAAAGGTTGCCTGCATCTCTGGAAAGGTTAACCAACTTGCGGTATCTTAACATCTCAGACACGCCTTTGAAAGAGATGCCACCACATATAGGTCAACTGGCAAAGCTCCGAACGTTGACTCACTTTCTCGTGGGAAGACAGAGTGAGACTAGCATTAAAGAATTGGGAAAGCTACGACATCTACGGGGAGAACTTCATATTGGGAACCTTCAAAATGTGGTGGATGCACGGGATGCAGCTGAGGCAAATTTGAAAGGTATAAAGCACCTTGATAAGCTGAGGTTTACATGGGATGGTGACACTCATGACCCGCAACACGTAACAAGCACACTTGAGAAATTAGAGCCAGATGGAAATGTGAAGTATCTTGAGATTGATGGTTATGGAGGTCTAAGGTTTCCGGAGTGGGTAGGAAAGTCCTCTTTCTCAAGAATAGTGTCCTTGGAGCTCAGTAGATGTACAAACTGCACCTCCTTACCACCGCTCGGGCAATTAGCTTCTTTAGTGCGTCTCTCCATTGAAGGATTCGATAAAGTTGAGACCGTGGACTCTAAGTTCTATGGGAATTGTACTGCTATGAAGAAGCCATTTAAATCCCTCAAAACATTATCTTTTAGAAGGATGCCAGAGTGGCGCGAGTGGATTTCAGACGAAGGCAGCCAGGAAGCCTTCCCTCTTCTTGAGTTTCTTTCAATCAAAGAATGCCCCAACCTTACAAAGGCCCTACCTGGTCACAACCTTCCACGTGTAACAGAACTTAGAATTGAAGGATGTAGGCAGCTCGCGACTCCACTTCCTAGGTTTCCTAGGTTGCACTCTCTCAAAGTTTTTGGATCCACCTCCCTAGAGTCCCTACCCGAGGAAATTGATCAAATGGGTTGTTCACCCTCTGATTTAGGGATTGAAATCAGCTTCTGCGCTTCTCTCAAATGCGTCGCCCTGGACTTGCTCCCCAAGTTAAAATCTCTTCGTATCTCTCACTGTCCAGATCTCGAATCACTATGTGCACATGAAAGACCTCTCATTGATCTCAACTCTCTCCATTCTTTGATAATCTGCGGGTGCCTTAAATTAGTTTCATTTCCCAAAGGAGGGTTACCTGCTCCAGTCTTGACACAACTTTACTTATATGATTGCAAAAACTTGAAGCAGTTGCCTGAGAGTATGCCTTCCCTCCTCCCATCCCTTAACCGTTTGGTAATACATGGTTGTTCAGAAGTTGAGTTGTGTCCAGAAGGGGGTTTTCCCTCCACATTACAATCACTTGATATCTGGAATTGCAACAAACTCATTGCTGGCCGCATGCAATGGGGCTTGCAAACGCTCCCTTCTCTTTCACACTTTACAATTGGTGAAGACGAAAATGTTGAATCCTTCCCTGAAGAGATGCTTCTGCCCTCAAGTCTTACATCTCTTAAAATCTATAACCTAAAACACCTGAAATCTCTTGACTATAAGGGGCTTCAACACCTCACCTCTCTTAGAGAATTGACTATAAGTAACTGCCCTCTGATTGAGTCAATGCCAGAAGAAGGGTTGCCCTCCTCCCTTTCTTCTCTTGTAATTAACGGTTGTCCTATGCTGGGTGAAAGTTGTGAAAGGGAGAAAG GTAAAGATTGGCCCAAGATTTCTCACATTCCTTACATAAATATTTCCCAAGATTAA
- the LOC18097187 gene encoding putative disease resistance RPP13-like protein 1 isoform X1, which yields MFMASSSSSSSRPGWVYDVFLSFRGEDTRKNFTDHLFTALQKAGIRTFRDDDELRIGEEISFQLPKAIQESKISIVVFSKGYASSTWCLDELEKILDCRQPTGQIVLPVFYDIDPSDIRKQTGSFAEAFDRHEERFKEEMEKVQKWRKALVEAANISGLDLRSFANGHESKLIQKIVEEVSSKLNPRFLFDDMPLKRLKTTMISGSGLLDDAEEKQITNRAVRDWLVEYKDAVYEADDFLDEIAYEALRQELEAEAQTFIKPLEIMGLREIEEKSRGLQESLDYLVKQKDALGLINRTGKEPSSPKRRTTSLVDERGVYGRGDDREAILKLLLSDDANGQNLGVVPIVGMGGVGKTTLAQLVYNHSRVQERFGLKAWVCVSEDFSVSKLTKVILEGFGSYPAFDNLDKLQLQLKERLQGNKFLLVLDDVWNEDYDEWDRFLTPLKYGAKGSMILVTTRNESVASVTRTVPTHHLKELTEDNCLLVFTKHAFRGKNPNDYEELLQIGREIAKKCKGLPLAAKTLGGLLRTKRDVEEWEKILESNLWDLPKGNILPALRLSYHYLPPHLKQCFAYCAIFPKDYLFEKDELVLLWMAEGFLVRSVDDEMERAGAECFDDLLSRSFSQQSSSLFVMHDLMHDLATHVSGQFCFSSRLGENNSSEGTRRTRHLSLVVDTGGGFSSTKLENIREAQHLRTFQTLTFVNGGPSPDFYIEIFHILSKLGRLRVLSLSNFAGADKLLWSTSKLKHLRYLDLFGSNLVTLPEEVSALLNLQTLILQECSELASLPYLGNLKHLRHLNLEGTGIERLPASLERLTNLRYLNISDTPLKEMPPHIGQLAKLRTLTHFLVGRQSETSIKELGKLRHLRGELHIGNLQNVVDARDAAEANLKGIKHLDKLRFTWDGDTHDPQHVTSTLEKLEPNRNVKDLEIDGYGGVRFPEWVGKSSFSNIVSLRLSRCTNCTFLPPLGQLASLERLSIEAFDKVEIVGSEFYGNCTAMKKPFESLKTLRFEGMPEWREWISDEGSREGFPLLEELLIQECPNLAKALPCHHLPRVTSLTIRGCKQLATPLPRFPEWVGESYLSNIVSLKLIRCTNSTSLPPLGQLASLERLSIEAFDKVEIVGSELYGNCTALKKPFESLKTLSFRRMSEWREWISDEGSREAFPLLEELLIEECPNLAKALPCHHLPRVTSLTIGGCEQLATPLPRFPGLLSLIVFDLHSLESLPEEIDQMGCSPSDLGKIIIHRCASLKGVALDLLPKLNFLRILDCPDLESLCANERPLNDLTSLHSLEIEGCPKLVSFPKGGLPAPVLTQLDLYDCKNLKQLPESMPSLLPSLNRLGIYGCSEVELCPEGVFPPHYNYFGFVIATNSLQAACNGAC from the exons ATGTTCATggcgtcttcttcttcttcttcgtctagACCTGGTTGGGTTTACGATGTATTTCTAAGTTTTAGAGGTGAAGATACTCGCAAAAATTTTACGGATCATCTTTTCACTGCTTTACAGAAAGCAGGAATCCGTACATTTCGAGATGACGACGAACTTCGTATAGGTGAAGAAATCTCCTTCCAACTCCCCAAAGCAATACAAGAATCCAAGATTTCTATAGTGGTTTTCTCCAAGGGCTATGCTTCCTCCACTTGGTGTCTTGATGAACTTGAAAAGATTCTTGATTGCAGACAACCAACTGGTCAGATTGTTCTACCTGTTTTCTATGATATCGATCCTTCTGATATTAGAAAACAGACGGGGAGTTTTGCTGAAGCCTTTGATAGACATGAAGAACGTTTTaaggaagaaatggagaagGTCCAAAAGTGGAGAAAAGCTCTTGTGGAGGCTGCAAATATATCTGGGTTGGATCTTCGCAGTTTCGCAAATGg GCatgaatcaaaattaattcaaaagattGTTGAAGAAGTTTCTAGTAAACTGAATCCCAGATTTTTGTTTGACGATATGCCGCTGAAGAGGTTGAAGACAACAATGATATCTGGCAGTGGGCTGCTTGACGATGCTGAGGAGAAGCAGATAACAAATAGAGCTGTGCGGGATTGGCTGGTCGAGTATAAAGACGCTGTCTATGAAGCCGACGACTTCTTGGATGAGATTGCTTATGAAGCTCTACGGCAGGAGTTGGAAGCTGAAGCTCAAACCTTCATTAAACCACTTGAAATAATGGGGTTGAGAGAgatagaagaaaaatcaagaggcCTCCAGGAGAGTCTAGATTACTTAGTAAAACAAAAGGATGCCCTTGGTTTGATCAACCGCACTGGAAAAGAACCATCATCGCCTAAAAGACGAACAACTTCTCTGGTGGATGAACGTGGTGTTTATGGTAGAGGTGATGACAGGGAAGCAATACTGAAGTTGCTTCTATCAGATGATGCAAATGGACAAAACCTAGGTGTCGTTCCCATAGTGGGAATGGGCGGGGTTGGTAAAACCACGCTCGCTCAGCTTGTATACAATCACAGCAGAGTACAAGAGCGGTTCGGTCTCAAAGCTTGGGTTTGTGTTTCAGAAGATTTCAGTGTTTCGAAGTTAACCAAGGTTATCCTTGAGGGGTTCGGTTCATACCCTGCTTTTGATAATCTGGATAAGCTCCAGCTTCAGTTGAAGGAGAGATTACAGGGAAATAAATTCTTGCTTGTTTTAGATGACGTTTGGAATGAAGATTATGATGAATGGGATAGGTTTCTTACCCCCCTGAAGTACGGAGCAAAAGGGAGTATGATTCTTGTCACAACACGCAATGAAAGTGTAGCATCTGTCACGAGAACTGTTCCAACTCATCATCTAAAAGAATTGACGGAAGACAACTGCTTGCTCGTGTTCACCAAACATGCATTTCGTGGTAAAAATCCCAATGATTATGAAGAGTTGCTACAGATTGGAAGAGAAATAGCGAAAAAGTGTAAAGGCCTTCCTCTAGCTGCAAAAACACTCGGAGGTCTGCTACGCACCAAAAGAGATGTTGAGGAGTGGGAGAAGATATTGGAAAGCAATCTATGGGATTTACCCAAAGGCAATATCCTCCCAGCCTTGAGATTAAGTTATCATTATCTCCCGCCACATCTGAAGCAGTGTTTTGCTTATTGTGCCATATTTCCAAAAGactatttatttgaaaaggatGAATTAGTGCTCCTGTGGATGGCAGAGGGCTTCTTAGTCCGCTCCGTAGATGATGAGATGGAAAGAGCAGGTGCTGAGTGCTTTGATGATCTCTTGTCAAGGTCGTTTTCCCAGCAATCAAGCTCATTATTTGTGATGCACGATCTCATGCATGACTTGGCTACCCATGTGTCCGGTCAATTTTGCTTCAGCTCCAGGTTGGGGGAAAATAATTCTTCCGAGGGCACCAGAAGGACTCGACATTTATCACTCGTAGTCGATACGGGAGGCGGTTTTTCAAgcacaaaattagaaaacatccGTGAAGCCCAACATCTACGCACATTCCAAACTTTAACTTTTGTAAATGGTGGTCCTTCTCCTGATTTTTATATTGAGATCTTTCATATATTGTCAAAACTTGGGCGCCTACGTGTGCTATCCTTGTCTAACTTTGCCGGTGCAGATAAGCTGCTTTGGTCAACTAGCAAGTTGAAGCATTTGCGGTATTTGGATCTCTTTGGGTCAAATTTAGTAACGTTGCCTGAAGAAGTGAGTGCTCTTCTCAATTTGCAAACGTTGATCTTGCAAGAGTGCTCCGAACTTGCTAGTCTACCTTATCTTGGAAATTTGAAGCACTTACGACATCTGAATCTTGAAGGAACAGGAATCGAAAGGTTGCCTGCATCTCTGGAAAGGTTAACCAACTTGCGGTATCTTAACATCTCAGACACGCCTTTGAAAGAGATGCCACCACATATAGGTCAACTGGCAAAGCTCCGAACGTTGACTCACTTTCTCGTGGGAAGACAGAGTGAGACTAGCATTAAAGAATTGGGAAAGCTACGACATCTACGGGGAGAACTTCATATTGGGAACCTTCAAAATGTGGTGGATGCACGGGATGCAGCTGAGGCAAATTTGAAAGGTATAAAGCACCTTGATAAGCTGAG GTTTACATGGGATGGTGACACTCATGACCCGCAACACGTGACAAGCACACTTGAGAAATTAGAGCCAAATAGAAATGTGAAGGATCTTGAGATTGATGGCTATGGAGGTGTAAGGTTTCCGGAGTGGGTAGGAAAGTCCTCTTTCTCGAATATAGTGTCTTTGAGGCTCAGTAGATGTACAAACTGCACCTTCTTACCACCGCTCGGGCAATTAGCTTCTTTAGAGCGTCTCTCAATTGAAGCATTCGATAAAGTTGAGATTGTGGGGTCTGAGTTCTATGGGAATTGTACTGCTATGAAGAAGCCATTTGAATCCCTCAAAACATTACGGTTTGAAGGAATGCCAGAGTGGCGCGAGTGGATTTCAGACGAAGGCAGCCGGGAAGGCTTCCCTCTTCTAGAGGAGCTTTTAATCCAAGAATGCCCGAACCTTGCAAAGGCCCTACCATGTCACCACCTTCCACGTGTAACAAGTCTTACAATTCGTGGATGTAAGCAGCTCGCGACTCCACTTCCTAGGTTTCCGGAGTGGGTAGGAGAGTCCTATTTGTCAAATATAGTGTCCTTGAAGCTCATTAGATGTACAAACAGCACCTCCTTACCACCGCTCGGGCAATTAGCTTCTTTAGAGCGTCTCTCAATTGAAGCATTCGATAAAGTTGAGATTGTGGGCTCTGAGTTATATGGGAATTGTACTGCTTTGAAGAAGCCATTTGAATCCCTCAAAACATTATCTTTTAGAAGGATGTCAGAGTGGCGCGAGTGGATTTCAGACGAAGGCAGCCGGGAAGCCTTCCCTCTTCTAGAGGAGCTTTTAATCGAAGAATGCCCGAACCTTGCAAAGGCCCTACCTTGTCACCACCTTCCACGTGTAACAAGTCTTACAATCGGTGGATGTGAGCAGCTCGCGACTCCACTTCCTAGGTTTCCTGGGTTGCTCTCTCTCATTGTTTTTGATTTGCACTCCCTAGAGTCCCTACCCGAGGAAATTGATCAAATGGGTTGTTCACCCTCTGATTTAGGGAAAATTATAATCCACCGCTGCGCTTCTCTCAAAGGCGTCGCACTGGACTTGCTCCCCAAGTTAAATTTTCTTCGTATTCTTGACTGTCCAGATCTGGAATCACTATGTGCAAATGAAAGACCTCTCAATGATCTCACCTCTCTCCATTCTTTGGAAATCGAGGGGTGCCCTAAATTAGTTTCATTTCCCAAAGGAGGGTTACCTGCTCCAGTCTTGACACAACTTGATTTATATGATTGCAAAAACTTGAAGCAGTTGCCTGAGAGTATGCCTTCCCTCCTCCCATCCCTTAACCGTTTGGGAATATATGGTTGTTCAGAAGTTGAGTTGTGTCCAGAAGGGGTTTTCCCTCCACATTACAATTACTTTGGATTCGTAATTGCAACAAACTCATTGCAGGCCGCATGCAATGGGGCTTGCTAA